The DNA region AACGGCGAGATCGCCAAGATCCGAGCCATGGTCAAGTCCAAGAGCGTGAGCTGGGACGTGGTCGACCTCGCCGCGGGCCAGGCCGTACAGCTCTGCGCAGAAGGCACCGTTGAGACGATCGACTGGAAGAAGCTAGGCCAGCTAGGCTTGGACCGGTCCAAGTTGATGAACAGCGACAAGTATGACTGCGGTATGCCTTACGTCATCTCTACTTCAGTCATCGCCTACGACAAGGACAAGTTGCCGAACGGCCCAAAGACTATCGCCGACTTTTTCGACACGCAGAAATTCCCCGGCAAGCGCGGACTGCGAAAGCTTCCCCGAGGTAGTCTCGAACGGGCGCTGATCGCCGACGGCGTGCCCGTCAGCGACGTTTACAAGGTCCTGAGCACGCCCGAGGGCGTCGACCGCGCCTTCAAGAAGCTCGACACGATTAAGAAGGACATCGTCTGGTGGACGGCCGGCGCCCAGCCGCCGCAGCTTCTTGCTGATGGTCAGGTCATCATGACCACGATCTATAACAGCCCCGTCTATGATGCAAACAAGAACTCCGGCAAGCACTTCGAGATCATGTGGGACGCCCAGCTATTGGAGACCGGCATCTGGGCGATTCCCGAGGGCAGCCCGCATAGGGACGACGCCTACAGATTCCTCGCCTTTGCCGGTTCGCCCCAGCCGCAGGCCGACATGACGCGCTACGTACCCTACGGGCCCACCCATAGGGACGCGATCCCGCTCGTCGATCCGGCGATGCTGTCCTACCTCCCGACTGCGCCCAACCATATGAGCAATGCCTTTGAGACTGACTCCGCCTTCTGGGCTGACAAGGAAGACGAGCTGGGCCAGCGCTTTACTGCCTGGCTCGCGAAGTAGACCAAGGAACAGCGGAGGGCTTCCGCTTTCCCCGTCGCCTCGGATGGACGAACTGAGAGAAAGAGAGAAATCGATGGCGATGATGACCGTCCAAATCGCCGGCAGTCCCGACGGCATGCCGCTGCGGATCAGGCTGCAGCGGATCGAGCGCCGGCGCAAGCTGAGGGCTTTCACCCTTGTCCTGCCGCTTCTGCTGTTTGTCCTGATCGCTTTCGTCTTGCCGATCGGCCGAATGCTATTCAACGCGGTCCGTGATGATACGTTCTTGATGCTCATGCCCCGAACCACGGCAGCGCTAAGCAGTTGGGACGGCAAGGACCTACCCGACGAGAGCGCCTATGCCGCTCTCGCCGAAGACCTCAAGCAGGCTTGGGCGCAGAAGACCACGAGCGCGATTGGCAAACGAATGAACTATGAGCTGCCCGGCGTGGGCAGCCAAGTCACGTCGAGCGCCCGAAAGGCGAGCACGCTTTCCGAGGGCCCCTACAAGGGGGCGCTGATCGAGATCAATCCGCTCTGGGGTCATCACGACGTCTGGAGCCTGCTCAAGCGCGAAAGCTCGGCTTATACAACCTATTACTTGCTGCGTTCGGTCGATTACCAATATGGCCCGGACTACCAGATCGTCCGCTCGCCGCCGGAGAACGCGATTTTCCAAGA from Bradyrhizobium sp. B124 includes:
- a CDS encoding ABC transporter substrate-binding protein, with the protein product MRKTLLMIAGTIGLALGGLAPAQLAFAAGQLTIVSYGGSYQKALHSAVLEPFATSTGIKVTEDEFNGEIAKIRAMVKSKSVSWDVVDLAAGQAVQLCAEGTVETIDWKKLGQLGLDRSKLMNSDKYDCGMPYVISTSVIAYDKDKLPNGPKTIADFFDTQKFPGKRGLRKLPRGSLERALIADGVPVSDVYKVLSTPEGVDRAFKKLDTIKKDIVWWTAGAQPPQLLADGQVIMTTIYNSPVYDANKNSGKHFEIMWDAQLLETGIWAIPEGSPHRDDAYRFLAFAGSPQPQADMTRYVPYGPTHRDAIPLVDPAMLSYLPTAPNHMSNAFETDSAFWADKEDELGQRFTAWLAK